A genomic segment from Thermostichus lividus PCC 6715 encodes:
- a CDS encoding M16 family metallopeptidase, which yields MTPFMSRTCYQCRRWQRQGWGFACLVVLVVGLMLLWPRSASAMTAKHYTDLVLPPLPEIQLPATERFRLGNGIVVYLLEDHEWPLVQGSLLFQAGNRWDPPMQVGLAEVSGDLLRTGGTRRHRAAEIDQWLEDHAASIEAGVGKSMGRLSFNGLREHHESLLALVAEMLQAPAVEPARFQLAIRRRQGVIERRNDQPNAQAEREFYKLIYGAESPYARTQELNTLAAIQPQDVQQFYQTYLAPSRCILGIAGDFDAAQMKQTVERIFGKWQDPPQLPPLPPLPTISVDRTPATVVIDRPHLSQSYIYTGQLGGTLRDPDVFHLYVLNGVLNGFGGRLFNELRSRQGLAYSVYAAWNPEFDYEGVFYGVGQTQTAATATFLAALRQEIERLQHEPIAAAELAYAKESILNSFVFNFRDSVQILNRLIRYEYYGFPKDFIFRYQQAVKAATAKDVQRVAQQHLAPDTWRTLIVGNGRKLEAQALPHSEFRLF from the coding sequence ATGACCCCATTCATGTCCCGCACCTGCTACCAGTGCCGCCGTTGGCAGCGACAGGGGTGGGGGTTTGCTTGTCTTGTTGTACTTGTGGTGGGTCTAATGCTCCTATGGCCACGCTCAGCTAGCGCCATGACGGCTAAACATTACACTGACCTAGTATTGCCGCCCCTGCCAGAGATTCAGCTACCCGCCACTGAGCGGTTTCGACTGGGCAATGGCATCGTGGTGTATCTCCTTGAAGATCATGAATGGCCACTCGTGCAGGGGAGTTTACTGTTTCAGGCTGGAAATCGCTGGGATCCACCGATGCAAGTGGGGTTAGCAGAGGTCAGCGGCGACCTATTGCGGACGGGTGGGACTCGCCGACATCGGGCAGCGGAGATTGATCAGTGGCTAGAGGATCACGCCGCCTCGATTGAAGCAGGGGTGGGCAAAAGTATGGGTCGCCTCAGTTTCAATGGTTTACGCGAGCACCATGAGAGCCTCTTGGCACTGGTGGCGGAAATGCTGCAAGCGCCAGCGGTGGAACCGGCGCGCTTCCAGTTAGCCATTCGTCGTCGCCAAGGTGTGATTGAGCGGCGCAATGATCAACCCAATGCCCAAGCGGAGCGGGAATTTTATAAGCTGATCTATGGCGCTGAGAGTCCCTATGCCCGCACTCAGGAGCTCAATACCTTAGCCGCTATTCAGCCTCAGGATGTGCAGCAGTTCTATCAAACGTACCTTGCCCCCAGTCGCTGCATTCTTGGGATTGCGGGTGATTTTGATGCTGCCCAGATGAAACAAACCGTAGAGCGTATTTTTGGCAAGTGGCAAGACCCACCCCAGTTACCGCCGCTGCCGCCGTTGCCAACGATTAGCGTCGATCGCACCCCCGCAACGGTTGTTATTGATCGGCCTCATTTGTCCCAAAGTTATATTTACACCGGTCAGTTGGGGGGCACCCTTAGGGATCCTGATGTCTTTCACCTCTACGTTTTGAATGGGGTTCTCAATGGCTTTGGCGGACGGCTGTTTAACGAACTGCGATCGCGCCAAGGCTTGGCCTACAGCGTTTATGCAGCATGGAACCCAGAATTTGACTATGAAGGGGTTTTCTACGGTGTGGGTCAAACGCAGACTGCTGCGACAGCAACGTTTTTAGCGGCACTGCGACAGGAAATTGAACGCCTGCAGCACGAACCCATTGCCGCAGCAGAGCTAGCCTACGCCAAAGAGTCGATCCTGAACTCCTTTGTGTTTAATTTTCGCGATAGTGTGCAAATTCTTAATCGCTTAATCCGCTACGAGTACTATGGGTTCCCTAAGGATTTTATTTTTCGTTACCAGCAAGCGGTGAAAGCGGCTACTGCCAAGGATGTGCAACGGGTGGCGCAACAACACCTCGCGCCAGATACTTGGCGCACGCTTATTGTCGGTAATGGTCGTAAGTTGGAGGCTCAAGCCTTGCCCCACAGTGAGTTCAGACTATTTTAG
- the radA gene encoding DNA repair protein RadA, whose product MPKAKVLYICRECGAESLQYFGRCPSCGQWNTLDEQVTSPLTTESGTRRSPRRSHLAQPLAAKPLAAIEEQAHPRSLSGFSELDRVLGGGIVVGSLVLVAGEPGIGKSTLLLQMAAQLATRQRVLYVCAEESGQQVKLRSQRLAVAVPESLYLLAETDLEIILQELAHLQPQLVIIDSIQAVYLPQLTAAPGSVSQVREGTAALMRLAKRDHISLFIVGHVTKEGAIAGPKVLEHLVDTVLYFEGDRFASHRLVRAVKNRFGASQEIGVFEMGAQGLVEVTNPSALFLGDRDPAPGTATIVACEGTRPLVVELQSLVSPTSYPSPRRTTTGIEYNRFLQILAVLEKRLGVPLSKLDAYVATSGGLTVAEPAADLGVAVAVVASFRDRWVQPHTVIIGEVGLGGQVRAVSQLELRLREAAKLGFRRAIIPHSQQCAIAGLEMCPVSRVADAIVAALAAPAP is encoded by the coding sequence ATGCCTAAGGCGAAGGTACTGTACATCTGCCGCGAGTGCGGTGCCGAATCGCTGCAATATTTTGGTCGCTGTCCCAGTTGTGGTCAGTGGAATACGCTGGATGAGCAGGTGACCTCACCCCTGACGACCGAGTCGGGTACTCGGCGATCGCCCCGTCGTAGCCATCTTGCCCAACCCCTTGCGGCCAAACCACTAGCTGCGATTGAGGAGCAGGCGCACCCCCGCTCCCTCTCTGGGTTTAGCGAACTGGATCGTGTCTTGGGGGGGGGCATTGTTGTGGGTTCCTTAGTGCTGGTGGCGGGTGAACCCGGAATTGGCAAATCGACCCTCTTGCTGCAAATGGCGGCTCAGTTAGCCACTCGGCAGCGGGTGCTCTACGTTTGTGCCGAGGAGTCAGGGCAACAGGTAAAGTTGCGATCGCAACGCTTAGCCGTCGCTGTACCGGAGTCCCTCTACTTGTTGGCAGAGACCGACCTAGAAATTATTCTCCAAGAGCTGGCTCACCTGCAACCGCAGTTAGTCATTATTGACAGTATTCAAGCGGTGTATTTACCGCAACTGACCGCTGCCCCTGGCTCTGTCTCCCAAGTGCGTGAGGGCACCGCCGCCTTAATGCGCCTCGCTAAGCGGGATCACATCAGCTTATTTATTGTTGGCCATGTCACCAAGGAAGGGGCGATCGCTGGGCCAAAGGTGTTGGAGCATTTAGTGGATACGGTACTCTACTTTGAGGGCGATCGCTTTGCCAGCCACCGCCTCGTGCGCGCCGTCAAAAATCGCTTTGGTGCTAGTCAGGAAATTGGTGTTTTTGAAATGGGTGCCCAAGGCTTAGTGGAAGTCACCAATCCCTCAGCGTTGTTTTTGGGCGATCGCGACCCCGCACCGGGCACCGCAACCATCGTGGCCTGCGAAGGCACCCGCCCCCTCGTCGTCGAACTGCAAAGCTTGGTCAGCCCCACTAGCTACCCCTCCCCCCGCCGCACTACCACTGGCATTGAATACAATCGCTTCCTGCAAATTTTAGCCGTCCTAGAAAAGCGCCTTGGGGTTCCCCTCTCTAAGCTTGATGCCTACGTGGCCACCTCAGGGGGCTTAACCGTAGCGGAACCCGCAGCGGATCTGGGCGTTGCCGTTGCAGTGGTAGCCAGCTTTCGCGATCGCTGGGTGCAGCCCCACACCGTCATCATTGGCGAAGTGGGGTTAGGCGGGCAAGTACGGGCGGTGTCGCAACTTGAGCTACGGTTGCGGGAAGCCGCGAAGCTAGGGTTTCGCCGTGCCATTATTCCCCACAGCCAACAGTGTGCGATTGCCGGTCTTGAGATGTGTCCCGTGAGCCGCGTGGCCGATGCCATTGTTGCTGCTTTGGCAGCCCCTGCGCCCTAA